A portion of the Adhaeribacter radiodurans genome contains these proteins:
- a CDS encoding MFS transporter, which yields MEKTLAASRWYRLIPIAFITYSLAYLDRANFGFGAASGMAADLNITPATSSLLGSLFFLGYFFFQVPGAHYAAHNSAKKLIFWSLIFWGGLATATGLVSDVRLLIVIRFMLGVVESAVMPAMLILLSNWFTKTERSRANTFLILGNPATILWMSILSGYLINSVGWRWMFIIEGLPAVVWAFFWWRLVDDKPTTAKWLSEPEKQALAEQLQAEQQGIKPVKNYAEAFKSRTVILLSLQYAFWSIGVYGFVMWLPSIIKAAPNMDIVKTGWLSSVPYVLAIIGMFSASYFSDKTLNRKAFVWPFLLIGALAFYGSYAIGSDNFWLSFILLVLAGGAMYAPYGPFFAIIPEILPRNVAGGAMALINSMGALGSFAGAYIVGYLNSATNGFGTSYLFMAGSLLVSAIITLYAVKGKPTQTPVPVKQAV from the coding sequence ATGGAAAAAACATTGGCTGCTTCGCGGTGGTATCGCTTAATTCCAATAGCTTTTATTACGTATAGTCTGGCTTACCTCGACCGGGCTAATTTTGGATTTGGCGCTGCCAGCGGCATGGCCGCTGATTTAAACATTACTCCTGCTACTTCTTCGTTGTTAGGTTCTTTGTTTTTTTTAGGCTACTTCTTTTTTCAAGTTCCGGGAGCACATTATGCGGCCCATAACAGCGCCAAAAAGTTAATTTTTTGGTCTTTAATCTTCTGGGGAGGTTTAGCTACAGCTACTGGTTTAGTTAGCGATGTCCGGCTCTTAATTGTGATTCGGTTTATGTTAGGGGTAGTGGAAAGCGCAGTAATGCCCGCCATGCTCATTTTATTAAGTAATTGGTTTACTAAAACTGAACGTTCCCGGGCCAACACTTTTTTAATTTTAGGAAATCCGGCTACTATTCTTTGGATGTCGATCTTATCTGGGTATTTAATAAATAGTGTTGGCTGGCGCTGGATGTTTATTATTGAAGGACTGCCGGCAGTAGTTTGGGCTTTCTTCTGGTGGCGATTAGTAGACGATAAACCTACTACCGCTAAATGGTTATCAGAACCGGAAAAACAAGCTTTAGCCGAACAATTACAAGCCGAACAGCAAGGTATTAAACCGGTTAAAAATTACGCCGAAGCTTTTAAATCCCGCACGGTTATTCTGCTAAGTCTACAATATGCCTTTTGGAGCATTGGCGTTTATGGCTTTGTGATGTGGCTACCTTCTATTATAAAAGCGGCTCCCAACATGGATATTGTTAAAACCGGTTGGCTTTCTTCGGTACCCTATGTGCTGGCTATTATTGGCATGTTCAGTGCTTCTTATTTTTCCGATAAAACCTTAAACCGCAAAGCATTTGTGTGGCCGTTTTTACTAATTGGAGCTTTAGCTTTTTATGGTTCTTACGCTATAGGGTCCGATAACTTTTGGTTATCGTTTATCTTATTGGTTTTAGCGGGTGGTGCCATGTATGCTCCTTATGGTCCGTTTTTCGCGATTATCCCCGAAATATTACCTCGGAATGTGGCGGGGGGAGCAATGGCTTTAATAAACAGTATGGGGGCATTGGGTTCGTTTGCAGGGGCCTATATTGTAGGTTACCTCAATAGTGCTACCAATGGTTTTGGAACCTCCTACCTTTTTATGGCTGGTTCGTTACTAGTGTCTGCTATAATAACTTTATACGCTGTAAAAGGCAAACCTACCCAAACACCTGTTCCTGTAAAGCAGGCAGTTTAA
- a CDS encoding SDR family NAD(P)-dependent oxidoreductase, whose protein sequence is MNYYIITGTSKGIGKALAEALLQEEHNYVYGVSRNCSISHQRYHHQPLNLSDIVALENNLHKVFPVLKDAEKIVLVNNAGVVGEVAYMGSQATHNFSYVFDVNVMAPAILINTFLSAYHSEKCPKIILNITSGAGKRPVDGWSAYCASKAALDMLSLTVQQEQLLLNNNVRVFSLAPGVVDTAMQDHIRDVDESQFSEVEKFKKYKSSGTLRPPEEVAEKMKRFLDNYQQYKEVVFRIEAIEQ, encoded by the coding sequence ATGAACTACTACATCATTACGGGAACGAGTAAAGGCATTGGCAAAGCTTTAGCCGAAGCCTTGTTGCAGGAGGAACATAACTACGTGTACGGAGTATCGCGTAATTGCTCTATTTCCCATCAGCGTTACCACCATCAGCCTTTAAATTTATCAGATATTGTAGCTTTAGAAAATAACTTGCACAAAGTATTTCCAGTTTTGAAAGATGCAGAAAAAATTGTGCTGGTTAATAATGCAGGCGTAGTAGGGGAGGTGGCGTATATGGGTAGTCAGGCCACGCATAATTTTTCTTACGTGTTTGATGTAAACGTAATGGCACCGGCTATTCTAATAAATACCTTTCTAAGTGCCTATCATTCTGAAAAATGCCCCAAAATTATATTAAATATTACTTCGGGCGCGGGTAAACGGCCCGTAGATGGCTGGTCGGCTTATTGTGCTTCTAAAGCGGCTTTGGATATGCTTTCGTTAACGGTGCAACAAGAACAATTGCTGCTAAATAATAATGTGCGGGTTTTTTCCTTAGCCCCCGGCGTGGTAGATACCGCCATGCAAGACCACATCCGGGACGTAGATGAAAGCCAGTTCAGCGAAGTTGAAAAGTTTAAGAAGTATAAAAGTTCGGGTACTTTAAGGCCGCCGGAAGAGGTTGCCGAAAAAATGAAACGCTTTTTAGATAATTACCAGCAATATAAAGAGGTGGTTTTCCGGATTGAAGCAATTGAGCAATAA
- a CDS encoding sodium:solute symporter, with translation MSTIDWVVLIGTLAFIVSYGVWKTRLADKNIEGYLKGDNKERWWMMGLSIMATQASAITFLSTPGQAYEDGMRFIQFYLGLPLAMIIIAATIIPNYYRLKVYTAYEYLESRFDLKCRLLAAFLFLVQRGLSTGITIYAPSIILSTILGWSLQITILVMGLLVTIYTVSGGTRAVSVTHQQQMAIMLCGMVMAGITVMYMLPADISFGQAIQVAGKMGKLNLIDFNFDWDDRYNFWSGMLGGLFVALSYFGADQSQVGRYLSGESISQSRLSVLFNGLLKIPMQFLILFIGVLVFLFYQFHQPPIFFNQVEKNKLIDSEHAPALKQLETEYSSNFRQKQQQVNQLVEALKTEDEAQINAVQQALTTTETQGKDLRKQVSSLLQKVDPKGETRDTDYVFITFIITYLPHGLIGLLIAVIFSAGMSSTAAGLNSLGSTTVIDFYKRTIRPEASSRHYVFMSKIFTIGWAITGVLFATLASQLENLIQAVNLLGSYFYGPILGIFIVAFYVKYIQSNAAFWGALLAQAAVIIISITTKIAYLWWNPIGCGLVIIFGLIIQVFLNQKQQVLTLKK, from the coding sequence ATGAGTACTATAGATTGGGTAGTACTCATTGGAACCCTGGCTTTTATTGTTTCTTACGGAGTTTGGAAAACCCGGCTGGCCGATAAAAATATTGAAGGTTACCTGAAAGGAGATAATAAGGAACGCTGGTGGATGATGGGACTTTCCATTATGGCTACCCAGGCCAGCGCCATTACCTTTTTATCTACCCCAGGGCAAGCCTATGAAGACGGCATGCGGTTTATTCAGTTTTATCTGGGCTTGCCGCTCGCCATGATCATTATTGCCGCTACTATAATCCCGAATTATTACCGGTTAAAAGTATACACGGCCTACGAATACCTGGAGAGCCGCTTTGATTTAAAATGTCGTTTATTAGCCGCTTTCCTGTTTTTGGTGCAACGGGGCTTATCTACGGGTATAACCATTTACGCGCCTTCTATTATTTTGTCTACTATCCTGGGCTGGAGCTTACAAATTACTATTTTAGTAATGGGCTTGTTAGTAACTATTTATACGGTTTCGGGCGGTACCCGGGCGGTAAGTGTTACCCACCAGCAACAAATGGCCATTATGTTATGCGGCATGGTAATGGCGGGTATTACCGTAATGTATATGTTACCAGCCGATATTTCTTTTGGCCAGGCCATTCAGGTGGCAGGTAAAATGGGCAAACTCAATCTGATTGATTTTAATTTTGATTGGGATGACCGGTATAATTTCTGGTCGGGAATGTTGGGCGGCTTGTTTGTGGCCTTGTCTTATTTTGGGGCCGACCAGTCGCAGGTAGGGCGTTATTTATCCGGGGAATCTATTTCTCAAAGCCGATTAAGTGTATTGTTTAATGGCTTATTAAAGATTCCCATGCAATTCCTGATTTTATTTATTGGAGTGCTGGTATTTCTATTTTATCAATTTCATCAACCGCCCATATTCTTTAATCAGGTAGAAAAAAATAAATTAATTGATTCGGAGCATGCTCCGGCTCTAAAGCAATTAGAAACCGAGTATTCCAGTAATTTCCGGCAAAAGCAGCAACAGGTAAACCAATTAGTAGAAGCTCTAAAAACAGAGGATGAAGCTCAGATAAATGCCGTTCAACAAGCGCTAACAACAACCGAAACGCAAGGAAAAGACCTCCGCAAACAAGTAAGCAGTTTGCTGCAGAAAGTAGACCCCAAAGGCGAAACCCGCGATACGGATTATGTTTTCATTACTTTTATTATTACCTACTTGCCCCACGGACTTATAGGATTATTAATTGCCGTTATTTTTAGTGCGGGTATGTCGTCAACAGCGGCTGGCCTTAATTCTTTAGGCTCCACTACCGTTATTGATTTTTATAAACGCACCATCCGGCCCGAGGCTTCTTCCCGGCATTATGTGTTTATGTCGAAAATTTTTACAATTGGGTGGGCGATTACCGGGGTTTTATTTGCGACGCTGGCTTCTCAGTTAGAAAACTTAATTCAGGCTGTTAATCTTTTAGGGTCTTACTTTTACGGACCAATTTTAGGAATTTTTATAGTTGCTTTTTACGTGAAATATATTCAATCTAATGCTGCTTTTTGGGGAGCTTTATTAGCGCAAGCGGCCGTTATAATAATTTCCATAACCACTAAAATAGCGTATTTGTGGTGGAACCCTATTGGCTGCGGTTTAGTAATAATTTTTGGACTGATTATTCAGGTGTTCCTAAATCAAAAGCAACAAGTGCTTACCCTGAAAAAATAG